Proteins encoded together in one Camelina sativa cultivar DH55 chromosome 9, Cs, whole genome shotgun sequence window:
- the LOC109126551 gene encoding uncharacterized protein LOC109126551 yields the protein MGEENSTSRTCKPSKTFKAKCSHMVKKQRAKFYILGRCLAMLVCGRDRDRDRDRIAI from the coding sequence ATGGGAGAAGAGAACAGCACGAGCAGGACATGCAAGCCGTCAAAGACCTTCAAGGCGAAGTGTAGTCACATGGTGAAAAAACAACGAGCCAAGTTTTACATCCTTGGCCGTTGTCTCGCCATGTTAGTCTGCGGGCGTGACCGTGACCGCGACCGAGACCGTATTGCGATTTAG